In a genomic window of Helianthus annuus cultivar XRQ/B chromosome 10, HanXRQr2.0-SUNRISE, whole genome shotgun sequence:
- the LOC118482605 gene encoding uncharacterized protein LOC118482605 — MEQPAITLLKNLNLNQDDYTIKVRIVRLWSRAAFNDSRKVYCYDMILMDEEGTKIQAFVLAKTAREYEHLLKEKQCLFIRNPSLGENRQKVKYVHISTKINLNSNAIVSVCDEPVGTEWGFDFSSFSSVVQDPTDDNKSFKSPIDVIDFVVKSFPYDLKEDTKDGKQEKKLTFMLQDLEFREANICYSLGCLC, encoded by the exons ATGGAACAACCAGCCATCACGTTGCTCAAAAATTTGAATCTCAACCAGGATGACTATACCATCAAAGTTCGCATTGTCAGACTATGGAGTCGAGCAGCCTTCAATGATTCTCGAAAGGTTTATTGCTATGATATGATTTTAATGGACGAAGAG GGGACGAAAATTCAAGCCTTTGTCTTAGCCAAGACTGCCAGAGAGTATGAACATTTGTTGAAGGAGAAGCAGTGTTTGTTCATCCGTAATCCTTCATTAGGCGAGAATCGACAGAAAGTGAAGTATGTCCATATTTCGACGAAAATTAATCTAAACAGCAACGCAATAGTTTCGGTTTGTGATGAACCTGTTGGTACTGAGTGGGGATTCGACTTCTCTTCCTTTAGTTCTGTTGTTCAAGACCCGACTGACGACAATAAGTCCTTTAAAAGTCCAATTG ACGTAATTGATTTTGTCGTTAAGAGTTTTCCTTATGATCTAAAAGAGGATACCAAAGACGGGAAACAAGAAAAGAAGCTAACATTCATGCTTCAGGATTTAGAGTTT AGGGAAGCAAATATATGTTACTCTTTGGGATGCTTATGCTGA